Within Thermococcus indicus, the genomic segment AGGCGGTGCTTCCGACGAACATCGTCCTCCATATGTTCTCCCCCATGCTGGGGATGACAACCAGGTCCGCGCCCTTCTCCTCGGCGGTCTCGGCTATCTCTATCGAAGGAATTCCTATCCTCACGATTGCCTCGACCTTCACACTGTCCTTCCTGAGCTCCTCAGCCAGCCCCTCCAGCCTCTCGCGATACACGTCCTCGAGTTCAAAGGCCTCGAACTCGGCTATGGTTATATCGACGACGTGGATGAGGTACAGCTCCCTGACACCCATGGAAATGAGCCTGGGAATGCAGGTGCGCAGGGCGTGCATCGATACATCCGAAAAGTCGGTCGGGTACAACACTTTCTCAAACATCCCGGACACCCCAGTATTAATTTGGACGTCGATGCTTATTATCGTTGCCCATGTATTGGAAAGGGTTATAACGCCTCGATTGAAGTTTGAACGGTGATAGCTATGGTCAAGAGGGTCCACATATTCGACTGGCATAAGGAGCACGCCAAGAAGGTTGAGGAGTTCGCGGGCTGGGAGATGCCCATCTGGTACTCCAGCATAAAGGACGAACACCTCGCCGTTAGAAACGGCGTCGCAATCTTCGACGTCTCCCACATGGGGGAGTTCATCTTCCGCGGAAAGGACGCCCTTGAGTTCCTCCAGTACGTCACGACCAACGACATCTCAAAGCCCCCCGCCATAAGCGGAACCTACACCCTCGTCCTCAACGAGCGCGGAGCGGTTAAGGACGAGACGCTGGTGTTTAACCTCGGGAACGACACCTACATGATGGTCTGCGACAGCGATGCCTTCGAGAAGCTCGAGGCATGGTTCAACGCGATAAAGAGGGGCATAGAAAAGTTCGGTGAGCTGGACCTCGAGATAGAAAACAAAACCTACGACATGGTCATGTTCTCAATCCAGGGTCCGAAGGCGAGGGACCTCGCAAAGGACCTCTTCGGCATCGACATCAACGAGCTCTGGTGGTTCCAGGCGAAGGAGGTCGAGCTCGACGGAATTAAGATGCTCCTCTCAAGGAGCGGCTACACCGGCGAGAACGGCTGGGAGATTTACTTCGAGGACGCCAACCCCTACCACCCGGACGAGAGCAAGCGCGGAAAGCCGGAGAAAGCTCTCCACGTCTGGGAGAGAATCCTCGAGGCCGGAGAGAAGTACGGCATAAAGCCGGCCGGACTCGGTGCTCGCGACACCCTCAGGCTTGAGGCAGGCTACACCCTCTACGGCAACGAGACCAAGGAGCTCCAGCTCCTCAGCACCGACATCGATGAGGTTACCCCCCTCCAGGCCAACCTCGACTTCGCCATCTTCTGGGATAAGGAGTTCATAGGCAAGGAGGCACTCCTCAAGCAGAGGGAGCGCGGCCTCGGCAGGAAGATGGTGCACTTCAAGATGGTTGACAAAGGCATCCCGAGGGAGGGCTACAAGGTTCTGGCCAACGGCGAGGTCATAGGCGAGGTTACCAGCGGAACCAGCTCCCCGCTCCTCGGAATCGGCATAGGAATAGCCTTCGTGAAGGAGGAGTACGCCAAGCCAGGCGTTGAGCTGGAGATAGAGATAAGGGGCAAGCCCAAGAAGGCCGTAACCGTTGCTCCGCCCTTCTACGACCCCAAGAAGTACGGGGCCTTCAGGGAGGAGTGATTTTTCCTCTTCTTTTTCCAAAAACCTTTTAGGTAATGGGGGCGTTACCTGGTAACAGGGGCAGGACCAAATTTTATTCGGAAAGCCAAAATCGTTGAATTTATATGCCCCGGAAATGAGTTGAAGCCATGTCCAGCAAGCACGCCGTCGGCGCGGTGCTCCTGTGGTCAACGGTTGCCTCGGCCTTCAAGCTCTCCCTGCGCTACATGAGTCCGCTCCAGCTCCTGTTCTACGCGTCCCTAACCTCGCTCCTTCTCTTTGGTATGCTCTACGCGAAAGAATTCACCCCCAGAAAGGAAAACCTCCGCTCCGCTTATCTCGGCCTTATAAACCCCCTCCTGTACTACACCGTTCTCTTCTCGGCCTACGACAGACTGCCTGCCCAGGAGGCGCAGGCTCTCAACTACACCTGGCCGCTGATGCTCGTCCTTCTCTCTATTCCGCTCCTGGGAAAGAGGCCCGGCGCAAGGGCGGTACTTGGCCTGCTCCTCGGCTTCATGGGGGCCATCGTGGTGGCAACAAAAGGGAACCTCGGGGGCCTAAACTTCACCGATCCCCTTGGGGTGGCCCTCGGCATTGGAAGTGCCGTTATCTGGGCGAGCTACTGGCTCCTCAACCTTCGCGACGGGAGAAAGCTGATCGAGAAGATGTTCTGGAACTTTCTGTTCGGCTTCATCTACGTCTCAGCGGCCGTTGCGGTAACGGGAAACTTCGCCGTTCCCCCCGCCGGAGGTCTCGCCGGGGCAATCTACGTCGGCCTCTTCGAGATGGGGGTTACCTTCCTCCTCTGGTACAGGGCCGTTGAGAGCGATATGGCCTTCGCCTCGAACCTTGCCTACCTCGTGCCATTCCTCAGCCTGTTTTTCATCTCGGTCGTCGTCGGGGAGAGAATCGTCCCAGCAACGGTGGTCGGGCTGGCGATGATAGTGGGGGGCATAATCCTCGGAAGGGAACAATAAAGCTTTTAAATGGGGGTCGCTTTAATTATAGCGGGCCAGGGCGGTGGTAGTCTAGCCTGGTCCAGGACACCGGCCTCCCAAGCCGGTAACCCGGGTTCAAATCCCGGCCACCGCACCATCTTCTTCTCGCGGACGTTACTCATACCTTTCTGCCCACGATGAGCCTGACTATTCCACTGTAGTGGCTCTCCTCGTGCTCGATTTCGAAGTATTTTCTGGCCAAAAGGTGCGTCTCCCTCAGCGTGTTGTCCTCCAGCAGAAAACCGAGGAGAACGTCGAGGGGCCTGAGAAACAGCCAGTTCAAAAGCCGGCAATCGCTCTTCGTGTGCTCCAGGAAAACCGCCCTTCCGCAGGGCTTGAGAACGCGGTGGATTTCCCTCATGGCCCTCTCAGGGTTGGGAACGGTGCAGAAGACGAAGGAGGAAACCACCGTGTCGAAGCTCCCGTCCGGAAACTCCAGGTTCTCGGCGTCCATCACGTAAAATTGAACGTTGAGACCGAGTTCTCTGGCCTTCTTCCTCGCTATCTCGACCATCTCCGGAACTGCATCAACGGCGTGGAGTTCAACCCCTTGCGAATAGTAGGGGAGCATCTTCCCGACGCCAACGCCGATTTCAAGGACCCTTCCGCGGGCAAAGCTGGCCGCCATCTTCCTGAGGGGGCAGAAGAACCTGTCCAGGGGCTTTTCCAGGACGTTGTAGCGCTCTCCAAGCCTCGCGTACTTCTCCCTGAAGCTCATGCCCCAAAATCCCTCCTCCCGCTTAAAACCCTAACTGGGCAGGAGTGTGGAGTCGAGTCGGCAGGCTTTTAAGGCCAAAGGGCAAAGCCGACCCGGTGATGCTCATGCCGTACCTGCTCATAGAACACCTTGAGGAACTGCGCGACTGGGTTCTGCTCGAGTACAGGCACGCGAGCGAATGGTGGGGAGAGAGGCTGATATTCACCAACGTGGAGCCGCACGAAAGGGAAGAACTCGCGAAGTTAGGAAGTGTGATAGCGGCCAGTGTTACGGAGTTCCCCCTTGACAGGTCGAAGCTGATAATCCTTGACCCCTTCGCAGAGGAGGAGCTGAAGCCGGAGGATATAGAAGAAGACAGCGTAATCGTCGTGGGTGGAATCCTCGGCGACTTCGAGTTCACTGGGAAGACCAAGAAGTTCATAACCGAGAAGATCGAGGGCGCGAAGGCCAGGCACATCGGGAGCGTGCAGTTCTCCATAGACGGTTCCGCCATCATCGCGAAGCTCATCGCGGAGGGAAAGAGGCTGGGAGAGATAGAGTACGAGCTGAACCCCACGATAAAGCTCGACGAGTTCAGCGAGATAACCCTCCACTACGCCGTGCCGAAGCTGGACGGAAAGCTTCTCCTCACGCCTGGGCTGATAGAACTCCAGAAGAGGGAGCTTGGGTACACTGAGGCGGACGATGAGATAAGCGACGAGGAGCTTGAGGCGTTCTTTGAGGGGAAGGGGGAGTTATGATAGCGAAACTCTACCAAGTGCTCCCAATAGAAGTGTTCAAGATACTGGCAAGACACAACTTCAGCTTAGTTGGGTCCTGGGGGAGCATTATCTGCTCAGGGGAAATACACTCCTAATTCGGGGCTTCCGCTCAAAGTGACCTTCAGGGGAAAGACACTAGCTCGTGCTGGACCTCGAAGGCTGAGTTTACATTGGGGGTGGGGCTTTCAAGAAACCATAAAGTATTCCACGACGCTACCTTTTGTTCCCGCGTAGGCATCGTCACAAATCGCCATTTCCCTCCTCCCGGATGGTATAACACTGGGCGAAGGGGTTAAATACCGCCTGCCGTATCTTTTCCTATGATGATAAAGAGGAGCGAGTACGAGCGGTGGATGAAGCAGGCCGGGAGAACCCTTTCCTCGGCCCGAAGGGATCTGGAGGAGGGTTACTATGAGTGGGCCAGCTTCAAGGCCCAGCAGGCGGCGGAACTGGCGGTTAAAGCTTTGTTACGCGGTCTCGGCTACGCCCCCATCGGTCACTCAATCACGCGCCTTCTCAGGGAGCTCCGGGCGGAGGGTTTCAGCATTCCAAGGGAGATCCTTAGCATGGCGATGGAGCTCGACAGGAACTACATAGCTCCTCGCTACCCGGACGCTTATCCAGAAGGCGCACCCTTCGAGTACTACTCCGAAGACGTTGCCGGAGAGCTGATATCCTACGCGGAGGAGATTATAGAATTTGTGAGGGGGCTTATCGGTGATCTCGAAGGAGCTTGAGAGCTTTGTTAAGAGGCTCGTTGACTACTTCCACGGGGACGTCACGGTAATCCTCTTCGGCTCCCGCGCGAGGGGGGACTTCAACAGGGCAAGCGACTACGACCTTATCGTGGTCTCAAAGCGACTGAAGGGGAACCCTCTAAGGAGGACGCGCCCGCTCTACGAGCTGAACGATGAGTTCCTCGACCTGGACATACTGGCCTACACTCCATCAGAGTTTCTCAGGGCTATGGAGAGCCTCTCGCCTTCAGTTCTCGACGCAATGAAGGAAGGAATCCTGCTCCACGATAATGGATTTTACAAGACCGCTAAGAGGCACTTTGAGGAGCTGAAAAGGAAGGGGCTCAGAAAAGAGCGCTACTGGAGGGTAGAGGGGTTTATTCAAAGAGGGTAGGCACAGATACTCAACTGAAGCTTAGGAAAGCGTAGAGAGCTGCGCTTTAATCGACATTTCAGCGTTCTTAGAACCTTTGAGCCCGATCGCCAAAAGCTCCCCCTGTATCTTCTCACCCTGAGGTAGTGGGGTACCATGATTATGAAGGCAAGCCCGCGATTATGAAGCTGGTATGAACAATGTACCGGTAGTTTTTACATGAGCTCATCGCTCACTTGTTAAATATTCACCGTTCAGCATGGCGTGCCAGTCAAGAAGAGCTCCGACATCGCTCGGGGGCCAACCTCCAACTGTCGAGAAAGTTCATGATACCGTACGCAAAACTCGCCCTACCAATCACGATCAAAAATACGGCCCAGCCTATTATTTCCCTCCTCCCGGAGGGTATAATATCCACGAACAGGCCCTCAGAAGAGCCTCTCTACCTCCCTCCAGACCCTCTCCCTGTCCTCTTTATCAACCACCAGAAAAACCTCCTGAACGCTCCCGTCGCTCTTGGCTATCAGCTTCAAACCGGTTGCAGTTTCCCTCGACACCTTTATCTCAAAGCCCCTCGAATCACTCGCGTATATCCTGCCGGGAATTACCTTCTTGACCCCGGGTATGGCTGCTATCCTTTCCAGCGGCTTCTCAAGACCCTTCAGGAAGTGGTGCTCCCTCTTGACGCCTCTCTTGAAGTGCCTGGGCATGTTTCTTAGAACGCCCGCCGGGTTTTTAGCGTTTTCTCACCGCCGAACCATGAAGAACCAGGTGAAGCCTATCAGCGCCAGCAGAACGACGGCCGCCCAGAACTCGAGGGCGTACGTTTTTGGCACTTCACATTTGGTGAACGTTACGTTGTCAGCCTTCACAAGAAAGCCTCCCTCAGTTGGTTCTCCGAGGAGGAGGGGCCTCAAATTTCCGTCGTAGTACAGGACATAAACGTCTCCCCCGCCGCTGACCGCAACGCTCTCGTTGCCGAACTCCAGCAGTTCTCCAGTGGAGTTGGCGTCCGGCGCGAAGTAGTGGGTGAAACCGGGCGGCACCAGAAGGAGGACGTTCTCAAGCCTGTACACCCTGAGATAAGCCGCCTCTTCACGCGCCCACAGGTATTTCTCCACGGACTTCAGCGGGAGCTTAACGTTTTCCTCGGGAATGCTGAGGGTGTCGCCGGAGACCTGGAGGGGCATGGCCCCGGGCGGTTTCTCAGGCGAGTCCCCCACCAGCTTGATGTTACCGCTCCCCTTAACAACCGTCACGCCCTTGAAGTAAGTCCCGTTTTCGACGTTCTCCACGTCAATGGTTCCAAGGGTAACGTTCCTGGCGACGTTAACCGCGACCAGCTCGTTCTTCCCGGTCTGGACCACCAGGTACGGGACCGCAACGGCGAAGTTGGGTTCCTCACCGGTGTTCGACTTCACCACGGTGACCGGCTCAAAGCAGTCCCGCCCCATGCGGTAAACCCTGACCGAGCCGTCCATAGTGGCCACAAATAGGTAGTAGAACCCCCTGTACTGGTAAACCACCGGGGCCTCCCAGGACCCGCCCATGAAATACGCCCCGCTGGAGTTTATGTAGAAGTTGTAGTAAACGCAGCAGGTATCCGGCACGAGTGCGCCGCTCATGGAGGGCGAGTATGTGGTGTATTCAAGCGACAGCACCGCCGCGTCCCCGTAGGTAGCGACGACGTAAAAGTCCAGGCTTTCTGCCCCGAGGTAGTCTGCGGAACCCGATGGCAGAGAAAGGAAGAGAACATGGAGAACCAGGAGAAGGCCAAGAATCCTTCTCATACTCACGCCCTCTTCCTGACCTTAACCGCAACGCCCTTCCTGGCTCTAACCATCTCCTCTCCAGCCAAAACTGCCTTTCCGACGCCTATTACCTTTCCGTCCCTCACTATGCCCACTATGTCGTCCGGCCTTATTGCGGGATCGGCCTCGTCAACGCCGACCGCGAAGACGTCGCCGCGGAGCTCGAAGTCCACCTTCACCCAGTAGCTCCCAACGACGTCGTATACCCGCTGCATTCCGAAGGGGGTGACGCTTATCACGCCGTCCTTGAAGGTTCCAGTCTGCTGGTTTTCAACGAAGAGGCGAAGCATCTTGGAACCCCTGACTTTCCCGTCATCCGGGAGAACTGCCTCACCCGCCCCAGGCCCGAAATAGAAGTCAAAGACCTTCCTAATGTTCTCGAAGTAGCGGTAGGTCCTGTCCTCCTTGGTTCCCTCAAGTTTGAACTCCCTCAGCGTCTCGGTGAGGGACTTCAGACTCTCCTTGCTCGTCGTGCCGTTCTTTACCTCGGTAAAGATTATTTCCCTGCCGGAAAGCTCGCCCGCGAGCTTCGCTATCTCCACGTAGGCCTCGTCGAGGTGAGCTATGATTGGAACGTCCTTCGGGTACTTCTCAAGGGTCTTCGCCAGGAGTTCGGCCGCGGGCTTAATCTCCTCCTCGCTCCAGTGGCCGGTAACCACTATATCGTACTTGGCCAGCCACTCCCACTCCCTTGGGACAACGCCAAAGGGCGAGGTGAGGATAAGCTCGTGGACTTTGGAGATGCCGGAACCGAGGGCTTCCTTTACGGCCCTCCGGTAAAGTGTGTGACTCCTCGAGAAGGAGTAGGGCTTTTTGGCCGAGCACGGGAAGAGGAGAACCAGTTCGGTGTTCCTCGGAGGAACGAAGCGCTCGGCAACCCTCGAATGCCATCTCCTAACCTCGGGCCTTCTAATCGAGGCGTCGCTGATGAAGTAAACCGTCTCCCTCTGGATCGGCGTGTACTTCTCAAGGTAGTCGGAATGCTCAAGGTCGGCTATCCTCAGTATCCCCGCGTGGTACTGGGTGCTGAAGAAGTTCTCAACGAGGTAGCGGAGCTTTCCCTCCCTCAGGGCGTTCCTGACCAGTATGATCGTCTCACGGGCGAAGTCGAGGGAGTTGCCTTCTTTCTTCCAGAGGAATGGGCTGTACCCGGTGAAGCCCTTCCCCTCGAAGTCGTAGAGCTTGAGAGAGCGGGTGTCGAAGGCATCGACGCCGAGGTAAACGGCGAGCGGATAGAAGAACGGTTCCAGGTCGGCGATTATCATGACGTTGGGGAACCTCTCGCGGAGTTCCCTTAAAATCCTCACGAAGTAGCGGTACTCCCTCACCAGAACCTTTGAGTTGCCGAGGTAGACGGCATCGAAGTTGTAGCGCTCGATTATCTTGAAGAACTCACCCAGGTGGGAGGTCCTCCTCAGGGCAGGCAGGTAGAAGGCGTTGAAACCCTCGTAGTTCACGCTCCAGAGCCTTCCCAAAGCTTTCTCTATAACCTCGTCCGGCGTGTAGAAGCCGAGGGGTATCGAGGGGGCAAGGTTGAAGTCGTACTCCTCCGGCCCCCGGGGATGGAAGAAGGAGTTGAACGGGGAGAGCGTGAAGTCTACCCCTGCCAGTGCCGGGGTCGTGAAAGAGCGCTCCCCTACCCTGACGAGACCCAGTCTCCCGGGCCCCTCGTGCCTGATGACTTCCATAGCCAGGCCTCAGACAAGGTTGTACCTCTGGAGGAGGAGCAGCTCGTCGAGGGTGAGCTTCTCGCCCTTCTTGAACTTCTCAAGGGCCTCGACGGCCTTCTCGAAGCTGGCGTCCTTCTTGGCGTGCATCCTGGCAACGAGCCTGTAGGCGATGAGCTCCTTGTGCTTCTCGTCGTACTCCCTTATCTTCCTCTCGATGCTGCGGAGCTCCTTCCTGACCTCCCTGATCTTGTCACGGAGCTCAACGACCTTGGCGTGGTACTCGTCGGCCTCCTTCTTGACCTCGTCGGCCTGGTTGAACGCCGCTATCATCTGCTCGTGGAACTGCTGGCTCTGGTTGGCGAGCTTCTGTATCTCGAGGCTGATGTTCCTCCTGGCCTTCTTGAGCTGATCGACCTTCTTCCTGGACTCGACGAGCTTCTTGTGGAAGCGCTCGGCCTGCTGGAGTATCTCAAGTTCGGTGGCGAGAACCTGTATCTGATCCACGATCTGCTTCTCCCTATCGGGCGTGATGTTCGGGTTGGTCTGGAGCTCCCATTCGAGCTTCTCTATCCTCTCCTGGATCTTCGCCGGCGGCATCTTGAGCCTGCGGAGCTGGTTGTACTCGTCCCTCTTGGTGCGGTACTCGAGTATCTCCTGGTAGAGGAGGTCGAGCTTCGCGTTTATCTCCTCACGGTTCTTCTTCAGCTCCTGTATCTGCGCGTTGATTTCATCGCGCTTGGCCTTGTACTCCCTGCCCTTCTGGCGGAGCCCCTTGACCTCGTTGTTCTTCTCGTCCCTCTTCTGGATCCAGATTTGAAGCTCCTTTTCAAGCTCATCCAGTTTGGCCCTTATCTCGTTTCTCTCCTTTTCAAGGGCCTCTATCTCCCTCTTGATCCTCTTAATCTCCTCTGGGTCCACTTTCGTCTGCATCGCTCTTACCCCTCTCCCTTTTTAGAACAGCTGACCTGCTCAAACATTTCTGGACTCAAAAAGGAATGAGCAAATAAAAACTTTTTGGCCAGAATTCCCTCAACCGGAGAAAAATGGAAACACAAAAGGGGAAAGACCTCACTTACCGACCTCGCCCCCCTGCGTGTACGGCATGAACTCCACCGTGCCCCTCTGCTTCATTGGCTGCTTGTAGAGCTCCATCAGGGAGTAAACCTCCTCCGGAACGTCCGTGCTCACGTGAAGGCCCAGCTCCCTGGCCTGCTCGTATGTGATCGGGTAGTCGTGCGTCCACCTTCCCTCGGTGAGCACCCGGGCAAGCTCCCGGGCCTTCTCCTCGCCGTAGCGATCCTTCAGCAGGGTGTAAACGAAGTCCCGGACCTGGTTGATGGCCTTCTCCGCCACGTCCGCCAGGATGAGGGTCTGGTCGTCCACCTTGTCAACGCCCTTCTTCTCAACTGCCCTGACGATGCTCGGGGCAGGGTACTGGCCGAGTTGCGGGTCAACCGGTCCCAAAACCGCGTGGGGGTCCATTATTATCCTGTCCGCGGCGAGGGCTATCAGCGTCCCGCCGCTCATGGCGTAGTGGGGGACTATGACGCGTGTTTCGGCTGGATGGTCGTGGAGCGCTTTCGCTATCTGCGTCGCGGCAAGTACGAGGCCTCCCGGGGTGTGAATTATCAGGTCTATCGGCCTGTCCTTGGGAGCCGAGCGGATGGCCCTGAGAACCTCCTCGCTGTCCTCGACGCTTATGAACTTGTAGAACGGTATTCCGAAGAGTCCTATGCTCTCCTGCCGGTGGATCATGGTTATTACCGTTGATTTTCGCGTTTCCGAGAGCCTCTTGAGCAGCCTCGCCCTGGCCAGCTGCAGGCTCCGGTACTGCATCTGAGGCCACAGCAGGATGTACATGAAGAACAGCCACCACAGCAGCGAACCGAAGAATCCGGTAGCGGCCTCGCCCATGTTATCACCGAAGAAAGAGGGGAGAGGAGATATTTATAGAATTTGGTTCAGCCCTTTATGACCTGCGTTCCGGTCTTTCCTTCGAGGGCCTCAACGGCCCTGTCGAGCGCCGCTATAACCGCCCTCTCGCCGCCCCACTCGACGAACCTTATCGCGGCCAGAACCTTCGGACCCATGCTACCCTTCTTGAAGTGGCCCTCCTCGTAGTACTTCCTGAGCTCCCCGACGGTGACCTCCCCGAGCCAGCGCTCGTCGGGTTTGCCGAAGTTCACCGCCGCGCCGTTCACGTCGGTCAGGATCATGAATACGTCCGCTTTGACCTCCTCCGCGAGCCTCTCGCCTGCCAGATCCTTGTCTATAACCGCCTCGACGCCCCTGAGCTGACCGTTCTCCTCGATGACGGGGACCCCACCGCCGCCGCTGGTGATCACTATGAAGCCCTTCTCAACGAGGTCCTGGATGATCTCCGCCTCAACGTGGCCCTTTGGATCAGGGCTCGGCACAACCCGCCTCCAGCCCCTGCCGGAGTCCTCCACGACGACCCAGCCCTTCTCCTCCGCGAGCTTCTTCGCAGTTTCCTCGTCGTAGAATGGACCAACCGGCTTGCTCGGGTGCTGGAAGGCGGGGTCGTTCTTGTCCACGATGGTCTGGGTGACTATCGTTGCCACAGGCCTGTCTATCCCGCGCTTCCTCAGCTCGTTCCTTATCGCCTGCTGTATCATGTACCCTATCTGCCCCTGGGTCATCGCACCGGCAACGTCCATCGGCTGGGCCGGGATGCCGTGGGTGGCCTGACCGGCGTCCATGTGGAGGAGCAAGGCACCGACCTGGGGACCGTTTCCGTGGGTGATTACAACCTCGTAGTCGCCGTCCAGGATTATATCCACTATCTGCTTGGCCGTCTTCATGACGTTGGCCATCTGCTCCTCGTAGGTTCCCTTCTGGCCTCGCTGGAGAATAGCGTTACCGCCCAAGGCTATTACAACCCTCTTCATGAGCATCACCTCCGGGATGGATAGATACGCGGGGGAGGATAAAAACGTTCGTTAGGAGCCAGGGCTGTTCACTGGAAAAAGGTTCGGGGGGCGAGAAAATAAGTTGGCAAAGGTAAAGAACAGCGGGCCCAGAAGGGCGCCTCCCTCAGAGGTACCAGTCCGAGAAGTTTCCCAGTCCGAGCCTCTCAAGAGTCCTCATGACGCCGAGGGCTATGCCCTCAACCTCTATTCCCCCTGGCGGCTTGTAGGCGTCGCCGACCACGTAAATTCCCTCGATCGGGAAGTCCTCGACGACCTGCCCGCTGGCAACTCTGTTCACGGGGTTCCCGTCGAGGTAGGTCTGAACGAGCAGAATCTCCCCTTCCCCGTCGAGGTTCGGGAAGATTTTGTAGATGTCCTCTACCCCCTTCCTCTGCTCGGCCTTGACGTTTCTGCTCTGTAAAGCGTGGTGGAGCATTATCAGGGTGTGGCCTTCCTTGGCTAGCTCAGGACTCAGAGATGACGGCTCGTTGTAGCCGTTTATCCTCTCGGTGTCGAGGGTGAAGACGACGGTGTTGCCTATCCTAGGCCCACCCTTCAGTGCCACGTTGTACTTTATGCCCTCGCTCGGCCTCAGCGAATCAACGCGCCTGAGGTACTCGCGGTCGAAGTTCTCCCTGCCGATCAGCCCCACGGTCTCCTTTATTCCGACGTTGGATATGAGGATATCGTAGGAGAGCTCGTCGCCGTCGGCAGTGATGACCTTCTTGACATCGGTGTCGATTTCGACGGCGCGCTTCCTCGTGAGTATCCTTCCACCGTTGCCAAGGATTATCGAACTCAACGCCTCGGGAATCGACTTGCAGCCACCCTTAACAAGCCCGGGCCCGCCCCATCTCAAAGCCGCCTTTATCTCCCTCGCCAGTTCTCCGGCGGGAACGTCCAGGACGCTGTCGGCCCAGCCGAGGAAGCTCTTGATGAACAAGTCAACGAACTCGTTGTCGCCTATCTTTTCCCTGATCCACTCGCGGCCGCTCATCTCGGCCTCTTCTCCGGCCGGCA encodes:
- a CDS encoding HEPN domain-containing protein codes for the protein MIKRSEYERWMKQAGRTLSSARRDLEEGYYEWASFKAQQAAELAVKALLRGLGYAPIGHSITRLLRELRAEGFSIPREILSMAMELDRNYIAPRYPDAYPEGAPFEYYSEDVAGELISYAEEIIEFVRGLIGDLEGA
- a CDS encoding nucleotidyltransferase domain-containing protein: MISKELESFVKRLVDYFHGDVTVILFGSRARGDFNRASDYDLIVVSKRLKGNPLRRTRPLYELNDEFLDLDILAYTPSEFLRAMESLSPSVLDAMKEGILLHDNGFYKTAKRHFEELKRKGLRKERYWRVEGFIQRG
- a CDS encoding DMT family transporter, producing MSSKHAVGAVLLWSTVASAFKLSLRYMSPLQLLFYASLTSLLLFGMLYAKEFTPRKENLRSAYLGLINPLLYYTVLFSAYDRLPAQEAQALNYTWPLMLVLLSIPLLGKRPGARAVLGLLLGFMGAIVVATKGNLGGLNFTDPLGVALGIGSAVIWASYWLLNLRDGRKLIEKMFWNFLFGFIYVSAAVAVTGNFAVPPAGGLAGAIYVGLFEMGVTFLLWYRAVESDMAFASNLAYLVPFLSLFFISVVVGERIVPATVVGLAMIVGGIILGREQ
- the arcC gene encoding carbamate kinase; amino-acid sequence: MKRVVIALGGNAILQRGQKGTYEEQMANVMKTAKQIVDIILDGDYEVVITHGNGPQVGALLLHMDAGQATHGIPAQPMDVAGAMTQGQIGYMIQQAIRNELRKRGIDRPVATIVTQTIVDKNDPAFQHPSKPVGPFYDEETAKKLAEEKGWVVVEDSGRGWRRVVPSPDPKGHVEAEIIQDLVEKGFIVITSGGGGVPVIEENGQLRGVEAVIDKDLAGERLAEEVKADVFMILTDVNGAAVNFGKPDERWLGEVTVGELRKYYEEGHFKKGSMGPKVLAAIRFVEWGGERAVIAALDRAVEALEGKTGTQVIKG
- a CDS encoding class I SAM-dependent methyltransferase, producing the protein MSFREKYARLGERYNVLEKPLDRFFCPLRKMAASFARGRVLEIGVGVGKMLPYYSQGVELHAVDAVPEMVEIARKKARELGLNVQFYVMDAENLEFPDGSFDTVVSSFVFCTVPNPERAMREIHRVLKPCGRAVFLEHTKSDCRLLNWLFLRPLDVLLGFLLEDNTLRETHLLARKYFEIEHEESHYSGIVRLIVGRKV
- a CDS encoding coiled-coil protein, whose amino-acid sequence is MQTKVDPEEIKRIKREIEALEKERNEIRAKLDELEKELQIWIQKRDEKNNEVKGLRQKGREYKAKRDEINAQIQELKKNREEINAKLDLLYQEILEYRTKRDEYNQLRRLKMPPAKIQERIEKLEWELQTNPNITPDREKQIVDQIQVLATELEILQQAERFHKKLVESRKKVDQLKKARRNISLEIQKLANQSQQFHEQMIAAFNQADEVKKEADEYHAKVVELRDKIREVRKELRSIERKIREYDEKHKELIAYRLVARMHAKKDASFEKAVEALEKFKKGEKLTLDELLLLQRYNLV
- the gcvT gene encoding glycine cleavage system aminomethyltransferase GcvT, encoding MVKRVHIFDWHKEHAKKVEEFAGWEMPIWYSSIKDEHLAVRNGVAIFDVSHMGEFIFRGKDALEFLQYVTTNDISKPPAISGTYTLVLNERGAVKDETLVFNLGNDTYMMVCDSDAFEKLEAWFNAIKRGIEKFGELDLEIENKTYDMVMFSIQGPKARDLAKDLFGIDINELWWFQAKEVELDGIKMLLSRSGYTGENGWEIYFEDANPYHPDESKRGKPEKALHVWERILEAGEKYGIKPAGLGARDTLRLEAGYTLYGNETKELQLLSTDIDEVTPLQANLDFAIFWDKEFIGKEALLKQRERGLGRKMVHFKMVDKGIPREGYKVLANGEVIGEVTSGTSSPLLGIGIGIAFVKEEYAKPGVELEIEIRGKPKKAVTVAPPFYDPKKYGAFREE
- a CDS encoding SDH family Clp fold serine proteinase codes for the protein MGEAATGFFGSLLWWLFFMYILLWPQMQYRSLQLARARLLKRLSETRKSTVITMIHRQESIGLFGIPFYKFISVEDSEEVLRAIRSAPKDRPIDLIIHTPGGLVLAATQIAKALHDHPAETRVIVPHYAMSGGTLIALAADRIIMDPHAVLGPVDPQLGQYPAPSIVRAVEKKGVDKVDDQTLILADVAEKAINQVRDFVYTLLKDRYGEEKARELARVLTEGRWTHDYPITYEQARELGLHVSTDVPEEVYSLMELYKQPMKQRGTVEFMPYTQGGEVGK
- the arcS gene encoding archaeosine synthase subunit alpha is translated as MEVIRHEGPGRLGLVRVGERSFTTPALAGVDFTLSPFNSFFHPRGPEEYDFNLAPSIPLGFYTPDEVIEKALGRLWSVNYEGFNAFYLPALRRTSHLGEFFKIIERYNFDAVYLGNSKVLVREYRYFVRILRELRERFPNVMIIADLEPFFYPLAVYLGVDAFDTRSLKLYDFEGKGFTGYSPFLWKKEGNSLDFARETIILVRNALREGKLRYLVENFFSTQYHAGILRIADLEHSDYLEKYTPIQRETVYFISDASIRRPEVRRWHSRVAERFVPPRNTELVLLFPCSAKKPYSFSRSHTLYRRAVKEALGSGISKVHELILTSPFGVVPREWEWLAKYDIVVTGHWSEEEIKPAAELLAKTLEKYPKDVPIIAHLDEAYVEIAKLAGELSGREIIFTEVKNGTTSKESLKSLTETLREFKLEGTKEDRTYRYFENIRKVFDFYFGPGAGEAVLPDDGKVRGSKMLRLFVENQQTGTFKDGVISVTPFGMQRVYDVVGSYWVKVDFELRGDVFAVGVDEADPAIRPDDIVGIVRDGKVIGVGKAVLAGEEMVRARKGVAVKVRKRA
- a CDS encoding DUF2103 domain-containing protein, producing MPRHFKRGVKREHHFLKGLEKPLERIAAIPGVKKVIPGRIYASDSRGFEIKVSRETATGLKLIAKSDGSVQEVFLVVDKEDRERVWREVERLF